Within Micromonospora narathiwatensis, the genomic segment TGCTCGCCGCGCTCGATCGGGCGGCCGGTGGCGCGCTGCGCGAGCACCTGCCCGAGACCATCCGCCTCGACGCCGGCCTCGGACCAGCCGCGTCGGCCCGTCCGTGACGCTGAAGTGGACTCCTACCGGCATGTTTCCGCGAGGTTAGGTACCCCTCACCGGTTACCGGTGTAACCCCGGTCATAGACTCCAACCCGATCGGCTTGTGAAGCATTTCACGAGCATGCGGGAGGAGGCGCAGATGACCGCGGTGGAGAACGACGCCGACGTGATCGTCGTGGGCGCCGGTCCCGGAGGATCGGCAACCGCGTACCACCTGGCGCGGCACGGCGTACGCGTGCTGCTGCTGGAGAAGACCGAGTTCCCCCGGGAGAAGGTCTGCGGCGACGGGCTCACCCCCCGCGCCGTGCGGCAGCTCGTGCGGATGGGCGTGGACACCTCGCCCGAGGCGGGCTGGCTGCACAACAAGGGCCTCCGGGTGATCGGCGGCGGGGTGCGCCTGGAACTGGACTGGCCCGACCTGGCCAGCTTCCCCAACTACGGCCTGGTCCGGACCCGGCTCGACTTCGACGACCTGCTCGCCCGGCAGGCCGTCGCCGCCGGAGCGAAGCTGCAGACCAGCGTGAACGTGATCGGGCCGGTGCTCGACGCCGACGACCGGGTGATCGGCGTGCAGGCCGAGGTGGGGCCGGACAAGGAGCCGGCCGCCTTCCACGCCCCGCTGGTGGTCGCCGCGGACGGCGTCTCCGGCCGCTTCCCGCTCGCCCTCGGCCTGGCCAAGCGGGAGGATCGGCCGATCGGCGTCGCGGTCCGCCGCTACTACCGCTCGCCCGCCAAGCACGACGACGACTACCTCGAGTCGTGGCTGGAGCTGCGGGCCAAGGGCAACGACGCGCTGCTCCCCGGCTACGGCTGGATCTTCGGCCTCGGCGACGGCCGGGTGAACGTCGGCCTGGGCGTGCTCAACTCCTCCGCCGCCTTCGGCAAGACCAACTACCGGCGGCTGCTCACCGACTGGCTGGCCAACACCCCCGAGGAGTGGGGGATGACCGACGAGACCAACGCGGAGGGGCCGATCCTCGGCGCCGCGCTGCCGATGGGTTTCAACCGGGTGCCGCACTACACGCGCGGAGTGCTGCTGGTCGGCGACTCCGGCGGCATGGTCAACCCGTTCAACGGCGAGGGCATCGCGTACGCGATGGAGTCCGGCGAGCTGGCCGCCGAGGTGGCGGTGCAGGCGCTCGCCCGGTCCACCGGCGCCGAGCGGGAGCGGGCGCTGCAGGCGTACCCGCAGGAGTTGAAGGCCCGCTTCGGCGGCTACTACCGGCTCGGCGGGATCTTCGTGAAGCTGATCGGCCGTCCGGAGATCATGCGGCTCGCCACCAAGCACGGCATGCCGCACCCGATGCTGATGCGCTTCGTGCTCAAGCTGCTGGCCAACCTGACCGACCCCCGGGGCGGGGACGCGATGGACCGGGTCATCAACGCGATGACGAAGGTGGCACCAGCCGTGTAGACCCCCGTTCCACGGGGCGCCGTCGCCCCGCGGAACGGACAAAGATCGACCCCGCCGACCGAGGTCACGAGGGACGTGAATAGTGTGATTTTCGCCAACGACCGAGGTCAGGGAAGGACGAGCAGGAGACAACGATGACGCTCTCGCCTTACGCACCCATCATCGGGCTGTTCGCCCTCGCCGCGGGATTCGCGCTGTTCTCCGTGGCCTCCGCCCGACTCGCCGGCCCCCGGCGGCTGAACAAGGCCAAGCTCGAGGCGTACGAGTGCGGCATCGAGCCGAGCCCGCAGCCGGTCGGCGGCGGCCGGTTCCCGATCAAGTTCTACCTGACGGCGATGCTCTTCATCGTCTTCGACATCGAGATCATCTTCCTCTACCCCTGGGCGGTCTCCTTCGACGCCCTGCCGATCTTCGGCTTCGTGGAGATGGTCCTGTTCATCGTCGCGGTCTTCGTCGCCTACGCCTACGTCTGGCGGCGCGGCGGCCTGGACTGGGACTGAGGGAGGTACGCAGATGGGCATCGAGGAGAAGCTTCCCTCCGGCGTCCTGCTCACCACCGTCGAGAAGCTGGTCAACTGGTCGCGGAAGTCGTCCGTCTGGGGCGCCACCTTCGGCCTGGCCTGCTGCGCCATCGAGATGATGGCGGCCGGTGGCCCGCACTACGACATGGGCCGCTGGGGCATGGAGGTCTTCCGGGCCTCGCCCCGGCAGGCGGACCTGATGATCGTGGCCGGCCGGGTGAGCCAGAAGATGGCCCCGGTCCTGCGCCAGATCTACGACCAGATGGCCGAGCCCCGCTGGGTGCTCTCGATGGGTGTCTGCGCCAGCAGCGGCGGCATGTTCAACAACTACGCCATCGTGCAGGGCGTCGACCACGTCGTCCCGGTCGACATGTACCTCCCGGGCTGCCCGCCCCGGCCCGAGATGCTCATCGACGCGGTCCTCAAGCTCCGCGAGAAGATCATGTACGAGCCGCTGGGCCCGAACGGCCGCAAGATGCTGGAGGCCCGCAAGGAGCGCGGTGACGTGCCTGTGGTGCCGTACGGCTCGATGCCGTCGTCGTACCGCAACGACAAGGCCCGGCGCGCCGAGTGGACCAGGGCGGTCCGCGAGGGGCGCGAGGAGCAGTTGCGGATCGAGAACTGGATGAAGGCCCAGAACCACCTCCACCCGCACGGGGGCCCGAAGTGAGCGCGACTGACGACAGGACCAACAACGGGGGCGTGCCGGTTCCGGTCACCCCGGCCGGGGCCACCGGCGGCGCGCCCGCCGAGCACCCGCCGGCCAGCCCCGCCGGCCGCGGCATGTTCGGCGTGCAGGGCAGCGGCGACGTCTCCGGCTACGGCGGACTGGTCCGCCCGCGCAAGCCGATCGAGGAGAGCCCCCGGCCGTACGGCGGCTACTTCGACGAGGTCCGGGACGCGCTGGAGGAGGCGTACCCCGAGTTCGGCGACGCGATCGAGAAGGTCGTGATCGACCGGGGTGAGCTGACCCTGCACGTCCGTCCGGAGCGGATCGCCGAGGTCTGCCAGGTGATGCGTGACGACCTGGCGCTCCGCTTCGAGCTCTGCTCCTCGGTGTCCGGCGTGGACTACCTGGGCGCGGAGGAGCGCCGGCTGCACGTCGTCTACCAGCTCACCTCGATGACCTACCGGCGTCGGGTCCGGCTGGAGGCCGCGGTCTCCGCCGAGGACCCGCACCTGCCGAGCGTCACCGGCGTCTACCCGACCGCCGACTGGCAGGAGCGGGAGACGTACGACATGTTCGGCATCGTCTTCGACGGCCACCCCAACCTGACCCGGATCCTCATGCCGGACGACTGGGAGGGGCACCCGCAGCGCAAGGACTACCCCCTGGGTGGCGTCCCGGTCGAGTACAAGGGCGCCGAAATTCCGCCGCCGGACCGGAGGAGGTCCTACCAGTGACGACGTCGAACTACGCGACCGAGCGCGAGACCACCGAGGGCAAGGTCTTCACCGTCACCGGTGGGGACTGGGACCAGGTCGTCTCCGGTACGGACCCGATCAACGACGAGCGGATCGTCGTCAACATGGGTCCGCAGCACCCGTCGACGCACGGCGTGCTCCGGCTGATCCTGGAGCTGGAGGGCGAGACGGTCCGCGAGGCCCGCTCGGTCATCGGTTACCTGCACACCGGCATCGAGAAGAACCTCGAATACCGCAACTGGGTCCAGGGCTCGACCTTCGTGACCCGGATGGACTACCTCGCCCCGCTGTTCAACGAGACGGCGTACGCGCTGGCGGTCGAGAAGCTGCTCGGCATCACCGACGACATCACCGAGCGGGCCAACACCATCCGGGTACTGATGATGGAGCTCAACCGGATCTCCTCGCACCTGGTCTGGCTGGCCACGACCGGCATGGAGCTGGGCGCGATCTCCATCATGCTGTACGGCTTCCGCGAGCGGGAGTACATCCTCGACATCTTCGAGACCATCACCGGCCTGCGCATGAACCACGCGTACGTGCGGCCGGGCGGGGTGGCGCAGGACGTGCCGGACGACGCGATCGTCAAGATCCGGAACTTCCTCAAGATGATGCCGAAGAAGCTCAAGGAGTACGAGGACCTCCTCTCCGGGCAGCCGATCTGGACCGAGCGCACCAAGAACGTGGCGGTGCTCGACGTGACCGCCTGTGTCGCGCTCGGCGTCACCGGCCCGGTGCTCCGCTCCGCCGGTCTCGCCTGGGACCTGCGCAAGACCATGCCGTACTGCGGCTACGAAACGTACGAGTTCGACGTCCCGACCCACACCGACGGCGACGTCTGGGGCCGCTACCAGGTCCGGCTCGCCGAGATCCGTGAGTCGCTGAAGCTGGTCGAGCAGGCGGTGGACCGGCTCGCCAAGCGCGGCCCGGTGATGGTCTCCGACAAGAAGATCGCCTGGCCGGCGCAGCTCGCCATCGGCGTCGACGGCATGGGCAACTCGCTGGAGCACGTCGCCAAGATCATGGGTCAGTCGATGGAGTCGCTGATCCACCACTTCAAGCTCGTCACCGAGGGCTTCCGGGTCCCGCCGGGCCAGGTGTACGTCGGCATCGAGTCGCCCCGCGGCGAACTGGGCGTGCACGCGGTCTCCGACGGCGGCACCCGGCCGTACCGGGTGCACTACCGGGAGCCGAGCTTCGTCAACCTCCAGGCGCTCCCGGCGATGGCCGAGGGCGGTCTGATCGCCGACGTGATCGCCGGTGGCGCCTCGCTGGACCCCGTGATGGGTGGTTGTGACCGGTGAGCGCGAGGAGTGAGCTTGCGAGCCCCGCAGTCGCGAACGGAAGGCGGCTCTGATGAGTGTCTTTACGGAAGAAACCCGGGCCCGGGCGCGGGAGATCATCGCCCGGTACCCGGCGGACCGGTCCCGCTCGGCGCTGCTGCCGCTGCTGCACCTGGTCCAGTCCGAGGAGGGGTACGTCTCCCCGGCCGGGGTCGAGTTCTGCGCCGAGGTGCTCGGCCTGAACAAGGCCCAGGTCGGCGCGGTCGCCACCTTCTACACCATGTACAAGCGCAAGCCGACCGGTGACTACCTGGTCAGCGTCTGCACCAACACGATGTGCAACGTGCTGGGCGGGCAGGAGGTCTACGACACCCTGGCCGAGCACCTGGGCGTCGGGCACGACGAGACCACCGGGGACGGGAAGATCACCCTGGAGCACGCCGAGTGCCTGGCGGCGTGCGACTACGGCCCGGTGATGACGGTCAACTACGACTTCTTCGACAACGTCGACCCGCAGGGCGCGCTCGGCGTGGTCGAGGAGCTGCGCGCCGGTGGCCGGCCGATGCCGACCCGGGGCGCGCGGCTCTGCACCCTGAAGGAGATGGCCGTCCAGCTCGCCGGCTTCGCCGACGAGCGGGAGGGCGCCGTCGCCGACGGCGGGCCGGGCGAGCCGACCCTGCGCGGCGTGCGGCTGGCCGAGCAGCACGGCATCTCGGTGCCGGGGTTCGACCCGAACACCCCGATCCGCAGCAAGGAAGCGGAGGCTCAGAAGTGACGACGCCTCGGCCGGAGACGCTGGCCAAGCTCACGCCGGTGCTGACCAAGCGCTGGCTGTCGCCGGACGCCTGGCGCGTCGGCACCTACGAGAAGCTGGACGGCTACGCCGCCCTGCGCAAGGCGCTCAAGGCGCACCCGGACGACCTGATCCAGCTGATCAAGGACTCCGGGCTGCGCGGGCGCGGCGGCGCGGGCTTCCCGACCGGTCTCAAGTGGGGGTTCATCCCGCAGGGCGACGGCAAGCCGCATTACCTGGTGGTGAACGCCGACGAGGGCGAGCCGGGCACCTGCAAGGACCTGCCGCTGATGGCCCACGACCCGCACTCGCTGGTCGAGGGCGTGATCATCGCGTCGTACGCGATCCGGGCCAACCGCGCGTACATCTACATCCGCGGTGAGGCGGTGCACGCCGCCCGTCGGCTGCGCAACGCCGTGCAGGAGGCGCACGCCAAGGGCTACCTGGGCCGGAACATCCTCGGCAGCGGGTTCGACCTGGAGCTGGTGGTGCACTCCGGCGCCGGCGCGTACATCTGCGGCGAGGAGACCGCGCTGCTGGACTCGCTGGAGGGCTTCCGGGGCCAGCCCCGGCTGCGCCCGCCGTTCCCGGCGACCCACGGCCTGTACGCCAGCCCGACCGTGGTCAACAACGTCGGCACCATCGCCAGCGTGCCGTACATCGTGCTGGGCGGCGCGGACTGGTGGAAGACCATGGGTACGGAGAAGTCCTCCGGCCCGATGATCTACTCGCTCTCCGGCCGGATCGCCAACCCGGGCCAGTACGAGTGCTCGATGGGGATCACCCTGCGCGAGCTGATCGAGCTGGCCGGCGGGATGCGGCCCGGGCACAACCTGAAGTTCTGGACCCCGGGCGGCTCGTCCACCCCGCTGCTCACCGCCGAGCACCTCGACGTCCCGCTGGACTTCGAGGGGGTGGCGGCGGCCGGCTCGATCCTGGGCACCACGGCCACGCAGATCTTCTCCGACCAGGACTGCCCGGTGTACGCGACCTACCGGTGGCTGGAGTTCTACCACCACGAGTCGTGCGGCAAGTGCACCCCGTGCCGCGAGGGCAACTACTGGATGGTCCGGGTCTACCGGCGGATCCTCGCCGGCCAGGGCACCCACGAGGACCTGGACACCCTGCTCGACACCTGCGACAACATCCTCGGCCGCTCGTTCTGCGGTCTGGGTGACGGTGCGACCAGCTCGGTGACCTCGTCGCTGACGTACTTCAAGCAGGACTACCTCGACTACATCGAGGGACGTACCGCGCCGAAGCTCTCCGACAAGCAGTTGGTGGGAGCCCACTGATGACCGACGTAGCCAAGCAGACTGAGACCGTCACCCTCACCATCGACGGCGTCCAGGTCACCGCGCCCAAGGGGGAGCTGCTGATCCGGGTCGCCGAGCGGATGGGCACCGAGATCCCGCGGTTCTGCGACCACCCGCTGCTGGCCCCGGCCGGTGCCTGCCGGCAGTGCCTGGTGGAGGTGGAGGGGCAGCGCAAGCCGGTCGCCTCCTGCACCCAGACCGTGGCCGAGGGCATGGTGGTCCGCACCCAGCTCACCTCGCCGGTCGCCAAGAAGGCCCAGGAGGGGGTGATGGAGCTGCTGCTCCTCAACCACCCACTGGACTGCCCCATGTGTGACAAGGGCGGTGAGTGCCCGCTGCAGAACCAGGCGATGTCCACCGGCCGCACGGACTCCCGCTTCCACGAGCACAAGCGGGAGTACCCGAAGCCGCTGCCGATCAGCAGCCAGGTGCTGCTCGACCGCGAGCGCTGCGTGCTCTGCCAGCGCTGCACCCGGTTCTCCGAGGAGATCGCCGGCGACAAGTTCATCGACCTGATGAACCGGTCGTCCGCCGAGGAGATCAACATCTACCGGGACGACGCGTACGGGGCGGTCGACGCGGGCAGTGCCGATGGCGCCGGCGCAGGCGCCGGCGATGTCCCGTTCAACTCGTACTTCTCCGGGAACACGGTGCAGATCTGTCCGGTGGGCGCGCTGACCGGCGCGCAGTACCGGTTCCGGGCCCGCCCGTTCGACCTGGTCTCCACCCCGAGCGTCTGCGAGCACTGCTCGGCCGGTTGCGCCCAGCGCACGGACTGGCGGCGCGGCAAGGTGCTGCGCCGGCTGGCCGGCGACGACCCGGCGGTGAACGAGGAGTGGAACTGCGACAAGGGCCGCTGGGGCTTCCAGTACACCCGCGCGTTCGACCGGCTCACCACCCCGCTGGTCCGCGACGAGCGGAGCGGTGAGCTGCGCGAGGCGTCCTGGAGCGAGGCGCTGACCCGGGCCGCCGAGGGGCTGCGCGCCGCCCGGGACGGCGGGTCGGGCACGGCGGTGCTGACCGGTGGCCGGCTGACCGTCGAGGACGCCTACTCGTACGCGAAGTTCGCCCGGGTCGCGCTGCACACCAACGACATCGACTTCCGGGCCCGCCCGGTCTCCCGTGAGGAGGCCGACTTCCTGGCCAGCCGGGTCGCCGGCATCACCGATGTGACCTACGCGGACGTGGAGAACGCGCCCGCGGTGGTGCTGGTCGGCCTGGAGCCGGAGGAGGAGTGCCCGGTCCTCTTCCTGCGGCTGCGCAAGGCGTACCTGAAGAACAAGCTCACCGTGTACGCGATCGCGCCGTTCGCCACCCCGGGCCTGGAGAAGCTCGGGGCCAAGCTGGCCCGGGTGGTGCCGGGCGAGGAGGCCAGCGTGCTGGCCGAGCACGCCACGGTGGCCGAGGCGCTGAGCCGGCCGGGGGCGATCCTGATCGTCGGCGAGCGGCTGGGCGCGGTGCCGGGCGGGCTCTCCGCCGCGGCGGACGTCGCCCGGCGTACCGGTGCGAAGCTGGCCTGGGTGCCGCGGCGCGCGGGTGACCGCGGCGCGGTCGACGCGGGCTGCCTGCCCAACCTGCTTCCCGGTGGCCGCCCGGTCACCGAGCCGGCCGCCCGCGCCGAGCTGGGTGAGGCGTGGGACATCGCGGCCGGGGTGATCCCGAGCCAGGCCGGCCGGGACACCGACGGCATCCTCACCGCGGCGGCCAACGGCCAGCTCGGCGCCCTCGTGGTGGCCGGCGTGGACCCGGCCGACCTGGCCGACCCGCGCCTGGCCGAGCGGGCCCTGGACGCGGTGCCGTTCCTGGTCAGCCTGGAACTGCGGATGAGCGCCGTGGCCCGCCGGGCGGACGTGGTCTTCCCGGTCGCCCCGGTGGTCGAGAAGGCCGGCAGCTTCCTGGACTGGGAGGGCCGGCTGCGGACCTTCGAGAAGGTGCTGGACACCGCGGCGATGAGCGACGGCCGGGTGCTCGACGCGCTGGCCGCGCAGCTCGACGTCCGCCTCGGCACCGGTGACGTGGCCGGCGTGCGCCGGGAACTGGGCGCCCTGCCGCCGACCCGGGTGGACCGTCCGGCCGCGCCGATGGTCGAGCCGGCCACCGTGCCGCAGCCGGGCGCGGGCCAGGCCGTCCTGGCCACCTGGCACCAGCTGATCGACCTGGGCGCCCTCACCGACGGCGACGAGCACCTGGCCGGCACCGCCCGCCCGCCGGTGGTCCGGCTGGGCAAGGGCACCGCCGAGGCGATCGGCGTGGCCGACGGCGACCCGGTGACCGTGGGCACCGACCGCGGGGCGGTCACCCTGCCGGCGGCGATCACCGAGATGCCGGACGGTGTGGTCTGGCTGCCGACCAACTCGCCCGGCTCGACCGTCCGGCGCAGCCTCGGCGCGGCGGCCGGCGAGGTCGTAGAGGTCTCCGCCGGTGCGGTCGTCCCGGCCGGGCGTGTCGCCGCGGACGCGGCCGGTAACCCGGGTCCGCTCCTCAACGCAGGGGGTGTTCAATGAGCCCGGTCATCCTGGCCGCCCAGGACCCGACGCTTGCCGACTTCGGTCACGACCCGTGGTGGCTGGTCCTGATCAAGATCGTCTTCGCGTTCGTCTTCGGCCTGCTGGCCACGCTGCTCGGCGTCTGGTTCGAGCGGCGGGTCGTCGGCTACATGCAGGTCCGGCCCGGACCCAACCAGGTCGGCCCGTTCGGCCTGCTGCAGACGCTCGCCGACGGTCTCAAGATGGCCTTCAAGGAGGACATCCTCCCGCGGGCCGCCGACAAGGTCGTCTACTTCTTCGCCCCGACCATCTCGGTGATCTGCGCGGTCACCGCGCTGTCGGTGGTGCCGTTCGGTCCGCAGGTCAGCATCTTCGGCCACTGGACGCCGCTCCAGGTCACCGACGTGCCGGTGGCGGTGCTGGTGCTGCTGGCCTGCTCGTCGATGGGCATCTACGGCATCGTGCTCGGCGGTTGGGCCTCCGGCTCGACCTACCCGCTGCTCGGCGGTCTCCGGTCCACCGCCCAGATGATCTCGTACGAGGTCGCGATGGGGCTGAGCATCGTGGCGGTGTTCATGACCGCCGGCACGATGTCCACCAGCGGGATCGTCGCCAAGCAGGCGCACGGCACGCACCTGAGCCTCTTCGGCGCCGACCTCCAGGCCCCCGGCTGGTACGCGATCCTGCTGCTGCCGAGCTTCATCATCTTCTTCATCGCCACCGTGGGTGAGACCAACCGGGCGCCGTTCGACCTGCCCGAGGCGGAGTCGGAGCTGGTCGCGGGCTTCATGACCGAGTACAGCTCGCTGAAGTTCGCGCTCTTCATGCTCTCCGAGTACGTCTCGATGGTGACCATGTCCGCGGTCACCACCACGCTGTTCCTCGGCGGCTGGCGGGCACCCTGGCCGATCACCATGTGGGCGGGCGCCAACTCGGGTTGGTGGCCGATGCTCTGGTTCTTCGGCAAGGTGATCCTCCTGGTCTTCGTCTTCGTCTGGCTGCGGGGCACCCTGCCCCGTCTCCGGTACGACCAGTTCATGCGCTTCGGCTGGAAGGTCCTGCTGCCGATCAACCTGGTCTGGATCCTGGTCCTGAGCGGGCTGCGCTCGATCGAGGACTGGCAGACCAAGGACCGGCTGCTCGCCACCGGCATCGGCGCGGGCGTGCTGCTGCTGGCCACGCTCTTCTGGCCGAGCAAGAAGAAGGAGCCGAAGCCGACGCTCCAGGAGCAGGTCAACAGCCGTCCGCACGGCAGCTTCCCGCTGCCTCCGATGGATCTTCAGGTACCGCCGAGCCCGCGCACCGTGCGCGTGGTCGCCGAGCGGGAGCCGGCCAACGTCGTCGCCGGCTCGGACCCCAGCAGGGAGGTGTGACGTGGGCACGATCACCGGAACGTTCAAGGGCTTCGGGGTCACCTTCTCGCACATGTTCAGGAAGGTCGTCACCACCGACTACCCGTTCAAGCCGCCGGTCGCGGCGCCGCGCTACCACGGGCGGCACATCCTCAACCGGCACCCGGACGGCCTGGAGAAGTGCATCGGCTGCGAGCTGTGTGCCTGGGCCTGCCCGGCGGACGCGATCTACGTCGAGGGTGGCGACAACACCGAGGAGCAGCGCTTCTCCCCGGGCGAGCGGTACGCCAGCGTCTACCAGATCAACTACGCCCGGTGCATCTTCTGCGGTCTCTGCATCGAGGCCTGCCCGACCCGTTCGCTCACCATGAGCAACGAGTACGAGCTGGCCCGGGACAACCGGCAGGATCTGATCTTCACGAAGGAGCAGCTGCTCGCGCCGCTGCTGCCGGGCATGGAGCAGCCGCCGCACCCGATGCGGCTGGGCGAGAGCGAGAAGGACTACTACGTCGGCGGGCTGACCAACCCGGGCACTTCGGCCGGCGCCGAGCGTTCGCCGATGAGCCCGGCCGCGGCTGGCAAGGGAGACACGGCATGACCACGCAGACTGTGCTCGCCGAGGCGGCCAAGGTCTCCGGCGGCGAGGCGGTGACCTTCTGGATCCTCGCCCCGCTGGCGCTGCTCGGCGCGATCGGCATGGTGTGGGCGCGTAACGCGGTGCACTCGGCGCTCTGGCTGGTGCTGACCATGCTCTGCCTGGGCGTGTTCTACGTCCTGCAGGCCGGGCCGTTCATCGGCATGGTGCAGATCATCGTCTACACCGGCGCGATCATGATGCTCTTCCTGTTCGTGCTGATGCTGGTCGGCCGGGATTCCACGGACTCGCTGATCGAGACGCTGCGCGGCCAGCGGGTCGCCGCGGTGGTGCTCGGTCTGGGCTTCGCGGGCCTGGTCGGCAGCGGCCTCTACCGGGCCATGGAGGGCGTCCAGGCCGTCGGCCTGGACAAGGCGAACGCGGAGGGCAACGTGGAGGGCATCGCCCGGCTGCTCTTCACCAAGTACGTCTTCGCCTTCGAGCTGACCTCCGCGCTGCTGATCACGGCGGCCGTCGGCGCGATGGTGCTGGCGCACGTGGAGCGGCGTAAGGAGGACCGGATGGACCAGGTCGCCACGATGAAGGCCCGGTTCCGCCCCGGCAACTACCCCGGCCCGAAGCCCGGCCCGGGTGTCTTCGCCACGTCCTCCTCGGTGGCCACCCCGGCCCGCCTGCCCGACGGCCGGCTGTCCGACCGCAGCATTCCGGAGATCCTGCCGGTCCGGGAGCTGACGGCCGAGGAGACCTCTCTGAAGGGGACTGAGCGGTGAGCGCGAGGAGTGCAGCGAAGCGGAGCCCCGCAGTCGCGAACGAAAGGCTGGCTCAGCAGTGACCCCGGACTACTACCTGATCCTCGCGGCGGTGCTGTTCACCATCGGCGCCGTCGGCGTGCTGATCCGGCGTAACGCGATCGTGCTGTTCATGTGCGTCGAGCTGATGCTCAACGCGGCCAACCTGACGCTGGTCACCTTCAGCCGGATCAACGGTGACCTGAACGGCCAGATCATGGCGTTCTTCGTGATGGTGGTGGCGGCGGCCGAGGTCGTGGTCGGGCTCGCGATCATCATGTCGATCTTCCGGACTCGGCGCTCGGCGAGCGTCGACGACGCCAACCTGCTGAAGTACTGAGGGGTCCACCGGTGGATGAGATTCTGATGGCCGCCCCGGAGGGTGCAGTCACCTTCGCTCAGGCGGGCGGGCTGCTCGGCAGCGTCTGGCTGCTGGTGGCCGTACCGCTGGTCAGCGCGGCGATCCTGCTGCTGCTCGGCAGGCGGGCGGACCGCTGGGGCCACTGGCTGGGGGTGGGCGCGATCGGCGCCGCCTTCGTGCTCGGCCTGA encodes:
- a CDS encoding NADH-quinone oxidoreductase subunit G → MTDVAKQTETVTLTIDGVQVTAPKGELLIRVAERMGTEIPRFCDHPLLAPAGACRQCLVEVEGQRKPVASCTQTVAEGMVVRTQLTSPVAKKAQEGVMELLLLNHPLDCPMCDKGGECPLQNQAMSTGRTDSRFHEHKREYPKPLPISSQVLLDRERCVLCQRCTRFSEEIAGDKFIDLMNRSSAEEINIYRDDAYGAVDAGSADGAGAGAGDVPFNSYFSGNTVQICPVGALTGAQYRFRARPFDLVSTPSVCEHCSAGCAQRTDWRRGKVLRRLAGDDPAVNEEWNCDKGRWGFQYTRAFDRLTTPLVRDERSGELREASWSEALTRAAEGLRAARDGGSGTAVLTGGRLTVEDAYSYAKFARVALHTNDIDFRARPVSREEADFLASRVAGITDVTYADVENAPAVVLVGLEPEEECPVLFLRLRKAYLKNKLTVYAIAPFATPGLEKLGAKLARVVPGEEASVLAEHATVAEALSRPGAILIVGERLGAVPGGLSAAADVARRTGAKLAWVPRRAGDRGAVDAGCLPNLLPGGRPVTEPAARAELGEAWDIAAGVIPSQAGRDTDGILTAAANGQLGALVVAGVDPADLADPRLAERALDAVPFLVSLELRMSAVARRADVVFPVAPVVEKAGSFLDWEGRLRTFEKVLDTAAMSDGRVLDALAAQLDVRLGTGDVAGVRRELGALPPTRVDRPAAPMVEPATVPQPGAGQAVLATWHQLIDLGALTDGDEHLAGTARPPVVRLGKGTAEAIGVADGDPVTVGTDRGAVTLPAAITEMPDGVVWLPTNSPGSTVRRSLGAAAGEVVEVSAGAVVPAGRVAADAAGNPGPLLNAGGVQ
- a CDS encoding NuoB/complex I 20 kDa subunit family protein, producing the protein MGIEEKLPSGVLLTTVEKLVNWSRKSSVWGATFGLACCAIEMMAAGGPHYDMGRWGMEVFRASPRQADLMIVAGRVSQKMAPVLRQIYDQMAEPRWVLSMGVCASSGGMFNNYAIVQGVDHVVPVDMYLPGCPPRPEMLIDAVLKLREKIMYEPLGPNGRKMLEARKERGDVPVVPYGSMPSSYRNDKARRAEWTRAVREGREEQLRIENWMKAQNHLHPHGGPK
- a CDS encoding NADH-quinone oxidoreductase subunit A gives rise to the protein MTLSPYAPIIGLFALAAGFALFSVASARLAGPRRLNKAKLEAYECGIEPSPQPVGGGRFPIKFYLTAMLFIVFDIEIIFLYPWAVSFDALPIFGFVEMVLFIVAVFVAYAYVWRRGGLDWD
- a CDS encoding NADH-quinone oxidoreductase subunit D, which produces MTTSNYATERETTEGKVFTVTGGDWDQVVSGTDPINDERIVVNMGPQHPSTHGVLRLILELEGETVREARSVIGYLHTGIEKNLEYRNWVQGSTFVTRMDYLAPLFNETAYALAVEKLLGITDDITERANTIRVLMMELNRISSHLVWLATTGMELGAISIMLYGFREREYILDIFETITGLRMNHAYVRPGGVAQDVPDDAIVKIRNFLKMMPKKLKEYEDLLSGQPIWTERTKNVAVLDVTACVALGVTGPVLRSAGLAWDLRKTMPYCGYETYEFDVPTHTDGDVWGRYQVRLAEIRESLKLVEQAVDRLAKRGPVMVSDKKIAWPAQLAIGVDGMGNSLEHVAKIMGQSMESLIHHFKLVTEGFRVPPGQVYVGIESPRGELGVHAVSDGGTRPYRVHYREPSFVNLQALPAMAEGGLIADVIAGGASLDPVMGGCDR
- the nuoF gene encoding NADH-quinone oxidoreductase subunit NuoF, which codes for MTTPRPETLAKLTPVLTKRWLSPDAWRVGTYEKLDGYAALRKALKAHPDDLIQLIKDSGLRGRGGAGFPTGLKWGFIPQGDGKPHYLVVNADEGEPGTCKDLPLMAHDPHSLVEGVIIASYAIRANRAYIYIRGEAVHAARRLRNAVQEAHAKGYLGRNILGSGFDLELVVHSGAGAYICGEETALLDSLEGFRGQPRLRPPFPATHGLYASPTVVNNVGTIASVPYIVLGGADWWKTMGTEKSSGPMIYSLSGRIANPGQYECSMGITLRELIELAGGMRPGHNLKFWTPGGSSTPLLTAEHLDVPLDFEGVAAAGSILGTTATQIFSDQDCPVYATYRWLEFYHHESCGKCTPCREGNYWMVRVYRRILAGQGTHEDLDTLLDTCDNILGRSFCGLGDGATSSVTSSLTYFKQDYLDYIEGRTAPKLSDKQLVGAH
- a CDS encoding NADH-quinone oxidoreductase subunit C gives rise to the protein MSATDDRTNNGGVPVPVTPAGATGGAPAEHPPASPAGRGMFGVQGSGDVSGYGGLVRPRKPIEESPRPYGGYFDEVRDALEEAYPEFGDAIEKVVIDRGELTLHVRPERIAEVCQVMRDDLALRFELCSSVSGVDYLGAEERRLHVVYQLTSMTYRRRVRLEAAVSAEDPHLPSVTGVYPTADWQERETYDMFGIVFDGHPNLTRILMPDDWEGHPQRKDYPLGGVPVEYKGAEIPPPDRRRSYQ
- a CDS encoding geranylgeranyl reductase family protein; its protein translation is MTAVENDADVIVVGAGPGGSATAYHLARHGVRVLLLEKTEFPREKVCGDGLTPRAVRQLVRMGVDTSPEAGWLHNKGLRVIGGGVRLELDWPDLASFPNYGLVRTRLDFDDLLARQAVAAGAKLQTSVNVIGPVLDADDRVIGVQAEVGPDKEPAAFHAPLVVAADGVSGRFPLALGLAKREDRPIGVAVRRYYRSPAKHDDDYLESWLELRAKGNDALLPGYGWIFGLGDGRVNVGLGVLNSSAAFGKTNYRRLLTDWLANTPEEWGMTDETNAEGPILGAALPMGFNRVPHYTRGVLLVGDSGGMVNPFNGEGIAYAMESGELAAEVAVQALARSTGAERERALQAYPQELKARFGGYYRLGGIFVKLIGRPEIMRLATKHGMPHPMLMRFVLKLLANLTDPRGGDAMDRVINAMTKVAPAV